A region from the Triticum aestivum cultivar Chinese Spring chromosome 3D, IWGSC CS RefSeq v2.1, whole genome shotgun sequence genome encodes:
- the LOC123077402 gene encoding PRA1 family protein F3, whose translation MSKYGTIPTSSSAAAGAPHLGGASPLDFISRAKARGATALATRRPWRELADVHAVGLPPSLGDAYLRVRANLAHFAMNYAIVVLVVVFLSLLWQPISLIVFLVCMVGWLVLYFLRDEPIVLFGRVVGDGVVLAVLAAVTLILLLLTGATTNILTSLLIGFVLVVVHAALHKAEDNVDEEVGRWYAPVPAQ comes from the coding sequence atgtCCAAGTACGGCACCatccccacctcctcctccgccgccgcgggggCGCCCCACCTCGGCGGCGCCTCCCCGCTCGACTTCATCTCCCGCGCCAAGGCCCGCGGCGCGACGGCGCTGGCCACGCGCCGGCCATGGCGCGAGCTCGCGGACGTGCACGCCGTCGGGCTGCCCCCGAGCCTCGGCGACGCCTACCTGCGCGTGCGCGCCAACCTCGCCCACTTCGCCATGAACTACGCcatcgtcgtcctcgtcgtcgtcttcctctccctcctctggcAGCCCATCTCCCTCATCGTCTTCCTCGTCTGCATGGTCGGCTGGCTCGTCCTCTACTTCCTCCGCGACGAGCCCATCGTCCTCTTCGGCCGCGTCGTCGGCGACGGCGTGGTCCTCGCCGTGCTCGCTGCTGTCACGCTCATCCTCCTGCTGCTCACCGGCGCCACCACCAACATCCTCACGTCGCTGCTCATCGGCTTCGTGCTCGTCGTGGTGCACGCCGCTCTGCACAAGGCGGAGGACAACGTTGACGAAGAGGTCGGCCGCTGGTACGCGCCGGTGCCAGCGCAGTAG